The segment TTTAGCACTCTTGAGGAGTGAGTGCTAATAATTTAGTTTATACCAAAAAAACCAACGGAATCAGGTCAAGTCGAAAAACCCACTCCTACACCGAAGTCAGCAAGTCCTAGGGGCTTAATATTATTAAGCCCCTACAGAAGTTGTTTTGGTAATGAGGATTTATACGTCGCTCCAAAAACTTATCGCTTTTAAAAGCCAGGTTTTTGACCCGATTATGTCGATAACGTCCCCGCAATGGCTTTGAGTTCCTTCAGGAGTTCTTGCCGTTCTGGGTTGGGATTGTCACCGATGCGTGATTTAAACAAATCAATCACTCCTTTGAGATCTTCGGTGATTTCTGTGGGTACATATTCTTCATCAATGGTATTGAGAATGACGACTTGTGTGTGAAAAACTTCACATAGGGTTAAGACAAAATCCGAGCCTAATCCCAATAATTTGTGTTTGTTGGTTAAAACGAGTCGTTGAACCTGCTGATTACAGATTAGTTTGAGTAAATGAATTAATCCAGGGTGCCGAAAACTTCCTTTTTTGCCAATGTCTTGCAAAATTTGATAATTCCACCCCTGTTCTTGGAAATAAACCTTAAGAATAGCAATTTGTCGGGCTAAATCATAATCATTCTGTTGAGTACTAACCCTAACATAACCAATGGTCATCATTGATGTCTTTTCGGCTGGGAAAAACTCGCTGATATTGTACTTGTAGTTGTCTGGAGTTGTCTCAACTACGGCGAGTTTTCCTTCTTGTTCCCACTGTAACATCGTTGTTGAACTTACATCAAACAATTCGGCCGATTCTTCAAGGGTATAAAGATGATGTTCCGACATGATTCAATCCACTGCCCTATAAAGCAATTTTCCACAAGTTAACGGTTAAGAATTCATTAAAGCTATCTTATTGTAATCTATCCTACCGCAAGATGATTCCTAAGTTTTAAAGCCGATAAAAAGTTAAGTAAATTTACTAATAATCGATTCCTTAAAAAGTTAAGCAGAAGTAGCTTTGAGGCGGCACAACGAGAATTAGTCGAAGAAACGGGTTATGAGGTTGACTGTTTCATTTATTTAGCGACAATTTATGATAATCCGGTTAAGGATAATAACAAAATTCATGTTTTTATCGGATTAAATGCCAACAAAACTAGAGATCAAGATTTAGATATTACTGAAGAAATTGAAGTGATTTTAATTCCTAAAAATGAAGTAATTAATCGGATTATGTTGGGAGAAATTTGTGTAGGAGGAACCATCGCGGCTATTTTTATGGGGTTAAAATTTCTTAATCAAGATCTCGAACAACCATGATTTTGTATTAAATAACAGGCAAGATGCTTACACGATACTGTTAAATTTTAATTTATTTTCTTGATTTCACCTAACCAATTACTCAAATCCTTAACCTCAGAAAAGTCTAACAAGGCTTCTCCTAACGCTTCTATATCATCAATATTTAGTGCCATAATATCAACTTCTAGATCGCTGTTAATGATACCAAACTTTTTTTTAACAAGACGAAGAATCATTTCCTTTTCTCGTTGAATACCTCGTTCAATACCTTGTTCAATACCTTGTTCAATACCTTGTTCAATACCTTGACGCATCCAACTGGTTGTAATTTGCATAACCCCCTCCTGTATAGGTTCAATAAATGTACTAATTTCTTCCTGAAATTTAATCTCCTCTGATAGACTAAGATTGAGATAGGTATCCACAAAACCAGAAATTAATTGCATTCTAGCAGGATCTAATCTTAGTGTAACCAATAAACGTAGACATTCTGCCTTGACTTTGGGTCTATCTTGAGGATCAATTCTCATTTTAGCCATTAAAGCAGAGGCAACAGGATTAGATTGATTGAGAAAATCACGCCAATTTAATTGGTTTAATTGAATAACTTGATAGTTAAATTCTAAAACCTTAAAATCAGGGAATGTAACTGAATATTGACTGATAGACGCTTTTTTAGGACTATCATAGGAAAAAATGACAATGGGATAAACAGGAATTACAAACTTTTCGTGTAATCGGGCAAAATAAGTGAACATTCGACGATTAAATTCTGCTTCTGCACTTGATTGTGCTTCTATGTGAATTAAAAAGTAAGTATCCTTTTCTTGAAACTTAACTTGTGCAATTAAATCACTTTCATACTTTTCTCCCTCTGTCACATCTGTAAATACTTCTTTATCTAGGAAGGTGATTGAATCTGAATCTAAATAGTTCATAACTTGAGGAAAAAACAAGGTTATAAACTCAACAAAAAAGGTTGTAATTAACTCTTTAAATAGACGATCATGATCAATCATAACAATTTGTCAAGGATTTCAAAAGACTCGTTTTTGGTTAGGATTGAAAACAGGTTGCTGTGTTTAAGGTTCATTTTTTTCTATTTTTTTAGCTAATTCAAGCCAATCAGTGAGTCCTTTTTGGGTGGGTTGTCCAGTGGGAGTAAATGTCCAAATATCTCGTTTATGTTGGCAACCATAGCTAATATGAATGGGACGAGTTTTACCATAAAAATAGAGAGAATCAAAGGGAAGTTTTTGGGTAAGAATCCACTGAACTAGATGATCGCTCTCCCAATCAAGGATAATAAAATCACAGGCTGCCCCTAAACGGTTACAATAATAGTTACCTTGGCGATTAATTTCATAACCCATGTGTTGATCCCTGGTGGGATCAATCCGGCCATTTTTAATACCCGTTAAGGGATCTTTTTGGTTTAAGTATCGCTTGAGATCGGGAGAACAAAATCCGTAGGTTAACTTAAACTTATCTTGTCCAAAGTGATCAATAATCGGATCAAGAATCTTTTGATTTAGGGCTTGAATGGCTTGAATGGTTTGAGGATTTTTCGGCCAAGGATCAATTTTATCAGGGTATTTATTATAAGTATTAGTACAGGTGCAAAAATCGGCTAACGTCAAGTATTTACCAATAGTTATTGTCTCCATAAAGTTCTATGAGGTGGGCATTGCCCACCTACAATTTAGACGAAGATGCGATGTTGCAAAGAGGGCATTTGTTGACGAACTTGCTTAAGACGAGTAGGATTAATTTCTGCGATCGCCATTCCGGGTTGTTCCCCCGCATCGGCTAAAATTGTCCCCCAAGGGTCTACAATACAGGCATGACCGTGAGTATAACGCCGTTCGTAATGATTGCCCGTTTGCGCTGGCGCAATGACGTAGCAGGTGTTTTCAATTGCCCTCGCTTGTAGCAACACTTGCCAGTGATCTTTGCCCGTAAAAGCGGTAAAAGCTGCCGGAATAAAGATAACATCTGCCCCTTGACGAGATAAATGACGATAGAGTTCAGGAAAGCGGACATCATAGCAAATAGATAGTCCTAAATTACCTAATTGTTCGGAATGATAAACGTTTGGTAACGCTTTTCCAGACATTACGGTACTGGACTCCCGATAGGTGTTACCATCGGGGACATCCACATCAAAGAGGTGTGCTTTTTGATAACGGGCGACTTCGGTTCCGTTCGGTTCGACTAAAATGG is part of the Rippkaea orientalis PCC 8801 genome and harbors:
- a CDS encoding recombinase family protein, which produces MSEHHLYTLEESAELFDVSSTTMLQWEQEGKLAVVETTPDNYKYNISEFFPAEKTSMMTIGYVRVSTQQNDYDLARQIAILKVYFQEQGWNYQILQDIGKKGSFRHPGLIHLLKLICNQQVQRLVLTNKHKLLGLGSDFVLTLCEVFHTQVVILNTIDEEYVPTEITEDLKGVIDLFKSRIGDNPNPERQELLKELKAIAGTLST
- a CDS encoding DUF4351 domain-containing protein, which codes for MIDHDRLFKELITTFFVEFITLFFPQVMNYLDSDSITFLDKEVFTDVTEGEKYESDLIAQVKFQEKDTYFLIHIEAQSSAEAEFNRRMFTYFARLHEKFVIPVYPIVIFSYDSPKKASISQYSVTFPDFKVLEFNYQVIQLNQLNWRDFLNQSNPVASALMAKMRIDPQDRPKVKAECLRLLVTLRLDPARMQLISGFVDTYLNLSLSEEIKFQEEISTFIEPIQEGVMQITTSWMRQGIEQGIEQGIEQGIERGIQREKEMILRLVKKKFGIINSDLEVDIMALNIDDIEALGEALLDFSEVKDLSNWLGEIKKIN
- a CDS encoding carbon-nitrogen hydrolase family protein; translated protein: MKSYLAAAIQMTSKPNLEENLAEAEELIELAVRRGAELIGLPENFAFLGQEEDKLKQAQTIDLEAEKFLKKMAQRFQITILGGGFPVPVQGDPTKAYNTAILVEPNGTEVARYQKAHLFDVDVPDGNTYRESSTVMSGKALPNVYHSEQLGNLGLSICYDVRFPELYRHLSRQGADVIFIPAAFTAFTGKDHWQVLLQARAIENTCYVIAPAQTGNHYERRYTHGHACIVDPWGTILADAGEQPGMAIAEINPTRLKQVRQQMPSLQHRIFV